The Episyrphus balteatus chromosome 4, idEpiBalt1.1, whole genome shotgun sequence genome includes a window with the following:
- the LOC129918663 gene encoding 28S ribosomal protein S33, mitochondrial produces the protein MSKYADLIKLGTQYARRMDFLSNRIFGEVARTTNDKSMKVVRMYSEEPIHMRDYVKNWYPRHVETHLLMKQLRWYGLFRDEHQDFKQEMKRLRRLRGKAPPKKGEGKRASKK, from the coding sequence ATGTCTAAATACGCTGATTTAATTAAACTTGGCACACAATATGCCCGTCGAATGGATTTCTTGTCAAATCGTATATTCGGCGAAGTGGCTCGCACAACAAATGACAAATCCATGAAGGTTGTCCGAATGTACAGCGAAGAACCGATTCACATGCGTGATTACGTCAAGAATTGGTATCCCCGGCATGTGGAGACACATCTGCTGATGAAACAATTGAGATGGTATGGCCTTTTCCGAGATGAACATCAAGATTTCAAACAGGAAATGAAGAGATTGCGACGACTTCGAGGAAAAGCTCCACCAAAGAAGGGTGAAGGCAAACGTGcttcgaaaaaataa